A single Methanolobus sp. ZRKC5 DNA region contains:
- a CDS encoding PqqD family peptide modification chaperone: MSLLKNEPGTIPGPFSILDRDELVPYFPFRINQEEDVWVIESPFTGQENELNEPAFWLLKLCDGYRTLDEVITEISKSYKTDRNDVVDMSIPLLEKLTNEGVLWWRKDRLNYWKFPAPAGVLWDLTAKCNLRCKHCVVSAGEEGTEELSFDECCTLIDQFADFGVGQLILSGGEPMFRKDFFEIAEYAAGKNIMIQVATNGTLIDETAAHKLASIGACAQVSLDSSESAVHDEFRQHPGSWQKTREGIELLVEAGVPVTLAATVTTMNIDNIPELYELGKNLGVQTFRILPFVPFGRGKYADELEVAPARMGELTEFLHSKKEANELNIAPMEFECTFSPPPEQGIDAETRIGCDGAIGYCTVTSSGEVLPCNYFSGAETENVKEHDFQWIWDNSRFLNYFRSLKATDVKGSCQECDWLPVCRGSCIAANFAHGDIFQSNCHCWLVNSGE, from the coding sequence GTGAGCTTACTGAAAAACGAACCGGGAACTATTCCCGGACCCTTTTCTATTTTAGATAGGGATGAGCTTGTGCCATATTTCCCCTTCCGCATCAATCAGGAAGAGGATGTATGGGTGATAGAAAGCCCCTTTACCGGGCAGGAAAATGAGCTGAATGAGCCTGCTTTCTGGCTGTTGAAGCTGTGTGATGGATACAGGACACTTGATGAGGTCATCACTGAGATCTCGAAGTCCTATAAGACTGACAGGAACGACGTTGTTGACATGAGTATACCCCTGCTTGAGAAACTCACAAATGAAGGAGTTCTCTGGTGGCGCAAAGATAGGCTTAACTACTGGAAATTCCCGGCTCCTGCCGGCGTATTATGGGACCTGACAGCAAAATGCAACCTGAGATGCAAGCACTGCGTTGTTAGTGCAGGTGAAGAGGGCACAGAAGAGTTAAGTTTTGACGAGTGTTGCACACTGATAGACCAATTTGCAGATTTTGGGGTCGGACAATTGATCCTTAGTGGTGGTGAGCCGATGTTCAGGAAGGACTTTTTCGAGATTGCCGAATATGCAGCAGGAAAGAACATCATGATACAGGTTGCTACCAACGGAACGCTGATAGATGAGACAGCTGCACATAAACTTGCCAGTATAGGTGCCTGTGCACAGGTGAGCCTTGATTCCTCCGAGTCTGCCGTGCATGATGAGTTTCGCCAGCATCCCGGCTCGTGGCAGAAAACAAGGGAGGGAATCGAGCTTCTTGTGGAAGCAGGCGTTCCCGTCACACTTGCAGCCACAGTTACTACAATGAACATCGACAACATCCCTGAGCTCTACGAACTTGGAAAAAATCTTGGAGTTCAAACATTCCGCATCCTGCCTTTTGTTCCATTCGGACGAGGCAAGTATGCTGATGAACTGGAAGTCGCTCCTGCAAGAATGGGAGAACTGACGGAGTTCCTTCATTCTAAGAAAGAGGCAAACGAACTCAATATAGCTCCAATGGAATTCGAGTGCACTTTCAGCCCTCCACCAGAACAGGGGATTGATGCTGAGACAAGAATCGGATGCGATGGTGCCATTGGATACTGCACTGTCACATCAAGCGGAGAAGTCCTCCCATGCAACTACTTTTCAGGAGCAGAGACTGAGAATGTGAAAGAACACGATTTCCAGTGGATATGGGATAACTCCCGTTTCCTGAATTATTTCAGGAGCCTGAAAGCCACGGATGTAAAAGGCAGTTGTCAGGAGTGCGATTGGCTTCCCGTGTGTAGGGGAAGTTGTATTGCAGCTAATTTTGCCCATGGGGATATCTTCCAGTCCAATTGTCATTGCTGGCTGGTGAATTCCGGTGAATGA
- a CDS encoding sodium:alanine symporter family protein: protein MSFVDSILSTLNSTELLSYLKVVDDFIWGPPLLLLLVGTGVFFTFSLGFIQIKHLPLALKYVFGHHNEEKGSKGDVSSFGALTLALAATIGTGNIVGVATAIKVGGPGALFWMWMAAFFGMATKYAECTLAVKYRTFDENGQAAGGPMHYIKNGLADKSYSGILSKAFAVFGIFVGCMGIGTFTQVNAIVDSVKITFGFPALQTAIVISLLVFLVTIGGVKSITRVAEFIVPFMAIAYVLSSILIIALNISSLPAVISLVIQSAFSRTAATGGFLGASIMMAVQFGIARGVFSNESGLGSAPIAAAAAKVKSPAKQGLISMTGTFFDTIIVCTMTGIVLIMTGSWKGELAGAYMTNQAYSSVLGIGGYVVGIGLMFFAFTTILGWNYYAERCTEFLFGVKAILPFRMIYVVLVFIGAFLTLDAIWILADIFNGLMAIPNLIALAALRKVVISETKDYFKSLESEN, encoded by the coding sequence ATGAGCTTTGTGGACTCCATATTGTCTACACTGAACTCAACTGAACTGCTCTCTTATCTCAAAGTAGTGGATGACTTCATTTGGGGTCCGCCTTTACTGCTATTGCTCGTTGGCACCGGTGTCTTTTTTACATTCAGTCTTGGTTTTATCCAGATAAAGCACCTGCCACTTGCTTTAAAATATGTATTTGGTCACCATAACGAAGAAAAAGGCTCAAAGGGGGATGTATCCAGTTTTGGTGCACTCACACTTGCACTTGCTGCGACCATAGGTACTGGAAACATAGTGGGTGTCGCCACAGCCATAAAAGTAGGCGGACCCGGAGCACTGTTCTGGATGTGGATGGCCGCATTCTTTGGAATGGCAACAAAGTATGCAGAATGTACTCTGGCTGTGAAGTACCGGACATTCGATGAGAACGGACAGGCAGCCGGCGGTCCCATGCACTACATCAAAAACGGTCTTGCGGACAAATCGTATAGTGGTATACTCTCAAAAGCCTTTGCCGTCTTTGGGATATTCGTGGGATGCATGGGTATTGGAACCTTCACACAGGTCAATGCCATTGTGGATTCAGTAAAGATAACCTTTGGATTTCCTGCCCTGCAAACTGCCATAGTGATCTCGCTACTGGTATTCCTCGTTACCATAGGAGGTGTGAAAAGCATCACCAGAGTTGCAGAATTCATAGTTCCATTCATGGCGATCGCCTACGTGCTCAGCTCCATTTTAATAATAGCACTGAACATCAGTTCCCTGCCTGCTGTTATCTCTCTTGTGATCCAGTCAGCTTTTAGCAGGACAGCAGCAACAGGTGGATTTCTGGGAGCTTCCATCATGATGGCGGTGCAATTTGGCATTGCCAGAGGTGTATTTTCCAATGAATCAGGACTTGGTAGTGCACCAATAGCAGCAGCAGCGGCAAAAGTGAAAAGTCCGGCAAAACAGGGTCTCATCTCCATGACCGGCACATTCTTTGACACAATAATCGTGTGCACAATGACTGGCATAGTCCTAATAATGACAGGTTCATGGAAAGGCGAACTTGCCGGTGCATACATGACCAATCAGGCTTATTCCAGCGTTCTGGGCATCGGTGGTTATGTAGTTGGTATCGGTTTGATGTTCTTTGCCTTCACAACCATCCTGGGATGGAACTATTATGCAGAAAGGTGTACGGAATTCCTTTTCGGAGTAAAAGCTATACTTCCCTTTAGGATGATCTATGTAGTTTTGGTCTTCATCGGTGCTTTCCTGACACTGGATGCGATATGGATACTGGCAGATATTTTCAACGGGCTCATGGCAATTCCAAATCTCATAGCACTGGCAGCACTTAGAAAAGTAGTGATATCAGAAACAAAAGATTATTTCAAATCTCTTGAATCTGAAAACTGA
- a CDS encoding protease inhibitor I42 family protein: MSDNTEDNNATTTPDADEHTENTDDANVTTKAIPPLHHEYSENDSQNTVYAIVGDTIVVNLEENPTTGYSWNMTYSSGLELREDMFLQESMNVNLVGAGGSHKWIFKVTDTEEQSISAVYIRPWEERTGTENNYDLIIRVLAENKLITDKGKVTYNDIEGGFYGIIGTSDVKYDPVNLPEELSTDGTEVRFTAYPRDDMMSFHMWGQIIELRTINQVL; the protein is encoded by the coding sequence GTGTCAGACAACACTGAAGACAATAATGCTACTACAACGCCAGATGCCGATGAGCATACAGAAAATACCGACGATGCTAACGTGACAACAAAAGCAATACCACCTCTTCACCATGAGTATTCAGAGAATGACAGCCAGAACACAGTCTATGCCATCGTTGGTGATACAATTGTTGTCAACCTTGAAGAGAATCCCACAACCGGTTATTCATGGAATATGACATACAGCAGTGGACTTGAACTTAGAGAGGATATGTTCCTTCAAGAAAGCATGAATGTAAACCTTGTAGGTGCAGGTGGTTCTCACAAATGGATCTTTAAAGTCACTGACACAGAAGAGCAAAGCATATCCGCAGTATACATCCGTCCATGGGAAGAAAGGACAGGGACCGAGAACAACTATGATCTGATCATAAGGGTGCTTGCTGAGAATAAACTTATAACCGACAAAGGAAAAGTAACATACAACGACATTGAAGGCGGTTTCTATGGAATCATTGGAACTTCTGACGTAAAGTATGATCCTGTAAACTTACCAGAAGAATTGAGTACTGACGGCACAGAAGTTAGATTTACAGCATATCCACGTGATGATATGATGAGTTTCCACATGTGGGGACAGATCATAGAATTAAGGACCATAAATCAGGTCCTATAA
- the sfsA gene encoding DNA/RNA nuclease SfsA — translation MTAKIPVSSQTRTEVLQIQTDTEAILIERPNRFLAIVEIDDSGIKKQEKAHVHDPGRLIDILYPGNRLLLRKASNPNRKTGWDVIAGRIGDEWILINSAFHRQISQWVLENQVIDELKDIDNIIPEQKFGDSRLDFLLETNEVEGEEKGKENVKRTWVEVKGCTLAENNIAMFPDAPTTRGKRHLEELIRAVDEGNDAAIIILVLRSDAGCFTPNWKIDPDFTKTMIQAVEKGVMIFPLQFIFENNSIYYLSEIPLCFEKTGLVE, via the coding sequence ATGACGGCAAAAATTCCAGTATCTTCCCAAACTCGCACAGAAGTCCTCCAAATCCAAACAGACACAGAAGCCATCCTCATAGAGCGACCAAACCGTTTCCTTGCAATCGTGGAAATAGATGACAGCGGTATCAAAAAACAGGAAAAAGCTCACGTACATGATCCCGGCAGGCTCATTGACATACTCTATCCGGGTAACAGGCTGCTTTTGAGGAAGGCTAGTAATCCTAACAGAAAGACCGGATGGGATGTAATTGCAGGCAGGATCGGGGATGAGTGGATACTTATCAACTCTGCATTTCACAGGCAGATTTCTCAGTGGGTGCTGGAGAATCAGGTTATTGATGAGTTGAAAGATATTGATAACATAATTCCTGAGCAGAAATTTGGTGACAGCAGGCTGGACTTTCTTCTTGAGACTAATGAAGTTGAGGGGGAGGAAAAGGGAAAGGAAAATGTAAAGCGTACGTGGGTTGAGGTTAAAGGCTGTACACTGGCGGAGAATAACATTGCTATGTTTCCGGATGCTCCAACGACCCGTGGCAAACGTCATCTTGAGGAACTCATACGTGCTGTGGACGAGGGAAATGATGCAGCGATCATCATTCTGGTTCTCAGGTCTGATGCAGGGTGTTTTACTCCTAACTGGAAGATCGATCCTGATTTCACAAAAACTATGATACAAGCGGTGGAAAAAGGTGTTATGATCTTCCCATTGCAGTTTATTTTTGAGAACAACAGTATTTACTATCTGTCGGAGATCCCGCTTTGCTTTGAAAAAACAGGGCTGGTTGAATGA
- the upp gene encoding uracil phosphoribosyltransferase has translation MIKDERWETVYSFEDSPYLMEILTELRSKETENIRFRKGLVKLGRYMGYEFTKTMDFKKVKIETPLESMDGVASGDRDHVYIITVLRVAIPLMEGLIKTLEHSRVGIVSASRGKAPDFEIEMSYIKVPYMREEDTVIICDPMIATGSTLLKTVTEIKKCGNPKRVVIIGILAAPEGITALKEELPDVEIYVTKIDRELNDKGYILPGLGDAGDRAFGEPINISMLPLMHNLE, from the coding sequence ATGATAAAAGACGAAAGATGGGAGACTGTCTATTCATTTGAGGATTCTCCGTACCTTATGGAAATACTTACCGAGCTTCGGTCAAAGGAAACAGAGAATATCAGATTCAGGAAAGGTCTGGTGAAACTTGGAAGATACATGGGTTATGAGTTTACCAAGACAATGGATTTTAAAAAGGTAAAGATCGAGACTCCTCTTGAGAGTATGGATGGCGTTGCTTCCGGTGACAGGGATCATGTATATATCATCACAGTGCTCAGGGTTGCCATACCACTCATGGAAGGCCTCATTAAGACACTGGAACATTCAAGAGTAGGTATTGTATCCGCTTCCAGGGGCAAAGCGCCTGATTTTGAGATTGAGATGAGTTATATCAAAGTTCCTTACATGAGGGAGGAAGACACAGTAATTATCTGTGACCCAATGATTGCAACAGGTTCCACTCTTCTGAAAACTGTAACTGAGATCAAGAAATGTGGGAATCCCAAGAGAGTTGTTATCATAGGAATACTTGCAGCTCCGGAAGGCATAACAGCTCTTAAGGAGGAACTGCCTGATGTTGAGATTTACGTGACAAAGATCGACAGGGAACTCAACGACAAGGGTTACATCCTGCCCGGTCTTGGTGATGCAGGTGACAGGGCATTTGGTGAACCTATAAATATCTCCATGCTCCCATTGATGCACAATCTTGAATAA
- a CDS encoding M4 family metallopeptidase, whose product MYEPIKKQKDALNILKNIDPNVEIKWDDKTGAPLRLKGVLARNEQKDPVNAALDFLDGNKGLFLLESVQKEMLLKRVDTDRIGTRHVRMQQVYKDLPVFGSEVIVHIDANNSIKGTTGKLTPGIKLPEKPKIKDEEALKIVLGDDRNNSKERLHAEPTLMILSQFIETPHLVWHVTVNGMDKMLNGDKTPAKWEYFVDALTGKIVWKYNNEQTHTSTTGSGIGTYAGASTISTLHDHGSAKYLLEDQSIPSSGRVITHDANGGYPPAPVSEDNNNNWSAAAQGPDVDCHLYTRMVFDYFFTVHGRDSYDNAGADMHIYANCGTDWNNASWNGSYVKIGNGDGIRYNPLCAQDIISHEWTHAVTEYTAGLVYSNESGALNESMSDVFAALITGDWLFGEDAWLLPSAPGSRNMEDPTNGGLYDPANPIDSVIAGHQPDHMTDKYTGTADFGGVHINSGIMNKAAYLIATGGTHRGIRICEGLGRDVLGLIYYQALTTYLVSSSDFSDMKDAVLDSLDDLYSTNPHYSRWRASIINAFAAVGIGTAVICPLICWIAPSICPPSPHILCPPAPGFACPPAPYICPPSPGFTCPPSPHIICPPSPDLICPPSPMIVCPPSPYTACPPSPGLSCLPGPDPMPYNPEIRIRPDITVKTDILEIIGIGPETATLFKARSIQNLGEFLKATENSKKISELSEVLGISEAKMNDWRKKTLVMLGEIR is encoded by the coding sequence ATGTATGAACCCATAAAGAAACAAAAAGATGCATTAAATATTCTTAAAAACATCGATCCGAATGTTGAGATAAAGTGGGATGATAAAACAGGCGCTCCACTGCGATTGAAGGGTGTTCTGGCCCGGAATGAGCAGAAAGATCCGGTAAATGCTGCATTGGATTTCCTTGATGGGAACAAGGGACTTTTTTTACTGGAATCCGTTCAAAAGGAAATGCTGCTTAAGAGAGTAGATACTGACAGAATCGGCACCAGACATGTTCGTATGCAGCAGGTCTACAAGGACTTACCTGTATTTGGCAGTGAAGTGATAGTTCATATTGATGCAAATAATAGCATCAAAGGAACAACAGGGAAACTAACACCTGGAATCAAACTTCCGGAAAAACCAAAAATCAAGGATGAAGAAGCTCTGAAAATAGTACTTGGCGATGATAGGAATAATTCTAAGGAACGCCTGCATGCAGAGCCTACTCTTATGATACTTTCACAGTTCATCGAAACACCCCATCTTGTATGGCATGTGACTGTCAATGGTATGGATAAAATGCTAAATGGCGATAAAACGCCTGCAAAATGGGAATACTTTGTTGATGCACTGACCGGGAAAATTGTCTGGAAATACAATAATGAGCAGACACATACAAGTACCACCGGTTCAGGAATAGGAACATATGCAGGTGCATCAACTATTAGCACATTACACGATCATGGCTCAGCCAAATATCTACTTGAAGATCAATCGATACCCAGTTCTGGAAGGGTAATTACTCACGATGCCAATGGTGGCTATCCTCCTGCCCCTGTCTCTGAAGACAACAATAACAACTGGTCTGCAGCAGCTCAGGGGCCTGATGTTGATTGTCATCTTTACACGAGGATGGTGTTTGACTATTTCTTTACTGTACACGGACGTGACAGCTACGATAATGCCGGAGCTGACATGCATATTTATGCCAACTGCGGAACAGATTGGAATAATGCATCATGGAATGGAAGTTATGTCAAGATAGGAAACGGAGATGGAATAAGATATAATCCACTTTGTGCACAGGATATAATCTCCCATGAATGGACACATGCTGTTACTGAGTACACTGCAGGACTGGTATATAGTAATGAATCCGGTGCTTTGAATGAATCCATGTCGGATGTCTTTGCCGCTCTGATAACCGGTGACTGGCTCTTTGGAGAAGATGCATGGCTACTTCCATCCGCACCTGGTTCACGCAATATGGAAGACCCAACCAATGGCGGACTGTATGACCCTGCAAATCCGATAGACAGCGTTATTGCAGGTCATCAACCTGACCACATGACTGACAAATATACCGGTACCGCAGACTTCGGTGGTGTCCACATAAACAGCGGTATTATGAACAAAGCCGCTTACCTGATAGCAACTGGTGGCACTCATCGAGGCATCAGGATATGTGAAGGACTTGGACGCGACGTACTTGGTCTTATTTACTACCAGGCACTTACAACCTATCTGGTTTCAAGTTCCGATTTTAGTGATATGAAAGATGCGGTGTTGGATTCACTTGATGATCTCTACTCAACCAACCCGCATTATTCACGCTGGAGAGCAAGCATTATCAATGCTTTTGCTGCTGTGGGTATTGGCACCGCGGTTATCTGTCCGCTAATATGCTGGATAGCTCCATCCATCTGTCCGCCATCGCCACATATACTATGCCCACCTGCACCGGGTTTCGCATGCCCTCCTGCACCATATATATGCCCACCTTCACCAGGTTTTACATGTCCGCCATCGCCACATATAATATGTCCACCATCACCGGACCTGATATGCCCACCATCACCAATGATAGTATGTCCGCCTTCGCCATATACGGCATGTCCACCGTCACCTGGACTGTCATGTCTGCCAGGGCCTGATCCAATGCCTTATAATCCGGAGATCCGCATAAGACCGGATATAACGGTGAAAACAGATATACTGGAAATTATAGGAATCGGTCCTGAAACTGCGACTCTTTTCAAAGCCAGATCCATCCAGAATCTGGGAGAGTTCCTGAAGGCTACTGAGAACTCAAAGAAGATAAGTGAACTTTCAGAGGTCCTGGGAATATCGGAAGCTAAGATGAATGACTGGAGAAAGAAGACCCTTGTAATGCTTGGGGAAATTAGGTGA
- a CDS encoding uracil-xanthine permease family protein, producing the protein MKRIVLGFQHVLAMFGATVTVPLVVGSAIGLPLSDIAVMMQAVLLAMGIATLLQTFIGSKFPIVQGSSFAFIPGLIAIGSGIGLAAVEGALIVGGVIEGLTGALGLIGKLKKLFSPLVTGITIMLVGFSLANVAVQYSFNYFADASGSSILPSSIIALVTFITTILVALKAKGTFKTMPVIAGALVGYVLSIAFGIVDFGLVKSLPFFSLPKLLPWGTPVFDISAIIIILFAFMVSIIESVGDYHAISTIADLPIDNKKINRGIGSEGLSCSIAGVFGACGTTSYSENIGLVALTKVSSVQVVQIGAGILILFSLIPKFSGLLASIPAPVLGGLTTALYGMIGVTGLKLIKDKVELNDRNTLILASSLVLGLGAPQLPAEFLANFPDIIASILASGMAVGAISAIIMDQLLK; encoded by the coding sequence ATGAAACGAATTGTTTTAGGATTCCAGCACGTTCTGGCTATGTTCGGTGCAACTGTTACTGTTCCGCTTGTAGTCGGTTCTGCTATAGGACTTCCTCTTTCGGATATTGCAGTGATGATGCAGGCTGTTCTTCTTGCAATGGGAATTGCAACCCTGTTACAGACATTTATAGGTTCTAAGTTCCCAATTGTTCAGGGTTCGAGTTTTGCCTTCATTCCAGGCCTTATTGCTATTGGTTCCGGTATCGGACTTGCTGCGGTGGAAGGTGCTTTGATCGTTGGTGGTGTAATTGAAGGACTGACCGGAGCTTTAGGACTCATCGGAAAACTGAAAAAGCTTTTCTCACCTCTTGTAACGGGTATAACAATTATGCTTGTGGGTTTCTCTCTTGCCAATGTGGCAGTCCAGTATTCTTTTAATTATTTTGCAGATGCTTCCGGTTCTAGCATTCTGCCTTCTTCAATAATAGCTCTTGTAACATTCATCACTACAATTCTTGTTGCGTTGAAAGCAAAAGGCACCTTCAAGACCATGCCGGTCATTGCAGGTGCTTTGGTAGGATACGTCCTGAGTATTGCATTTGGAATTGTTGATTTCGGGCTTGTGAAAAGTCTTCCGTTTTTCAGCTTGCCCAAATTGCTTCCATGGGGGACTCCGGTATTTGACATCAGTGCCATTATTATAATCCTTTTTGCATTCATGGTTAGCATAATTGAAAGTGTGGGTGACTATCATGCAATATCAACTATTGCTGACCTGCCGATTGACAACAAGAAAATAAATCGTGGTATTGGTTCGGAAGGTCTATCCTGTTCTATTGCCGGTGTATTTGGTGCATGTGGTACTACCAGTTATTCAGAGAACATCGGGCTTGTGGCTCTTACAAAAGTATCAAGTGTTCAGGTTGTTCAAATCGGTGCAGGTATTCTTATACTGTTCTCACTTATACCTAAGTTCTCCGGCCTCCTGGCCTCTATTCCTGCGCCTGTATTGGGTGGTCTGACAACGGCACTCTACGGAATGATCGGAGTCACGGGTCTTAAACTTATAAAAGACAAGGTAGAATTGAATGACAGAAACACGCTCATTCTGGCAAGTTCACTGGTATTGGGTCTTGGTGCTCCACAACTGCCGGCAGAATTCCTGGCAAATTTCCCGGACATAATTGCAAGTATCCTTGCATCAGGAATGGCGGTGGGTGCCATATCAGCAATAATAATGGACCAATTGCTCAAATAA
- a CDS encoding serpin family protein, with translation MFSSLFLGCVEDSTVNTKTIISAESVEEYDIATANNAFAFDMYSMIKNNGENVFFSPYSIFSAVAICYDGAEGTTKEQISNVFYYPLSKPVLEESSKEMIGTINSGNDEYELKSANALWVLKDYTLNEQYVSNAENYYSGKVTPLDFAGQTEESRLVINDWVEDKTNDKIKDLLAKGTIDGSTRLIITNAVYFNGTWLQEFEEAGTRKGAFYLSDGREKKVDTMYVVGTFNYGEDENAKILELPYKGDDISMYIILPSENDIEGFENDFTLAYYKELKEILNSDQVKILLPKFMFDTKAELNKPLQNMGIVDAFDSDKADFTGISANGGLFISEVVHQAHIGVNEKGTEAAAATAAMMLTSGIVSTWQFEADHPFMFFIEDKRTGCILFMGKVEKPESE, from the coding sequence GTGTTTTCATCACTTTTCCTTGGTTGCGTTGAAGATTCAACTGTAAATACAAAGACTATTATCAGTGCAGAATCCGTTGAGGAATATGATATTGCAACAGCAAACAATGCTTTTGCTTTTGACATGTATTCAATGATAAAAAATAATGGTGAAAATGTCTTCTTTTCGCCATACAGTATATTTTCTGCAGTGGCTATTTGTTATGATGGAGCTGAAGGTACTACAAAAGAACAGATATCAAATGTATTTTACTATCCTCTTAGTAAACCTGTTCTTGAAGAAAGTTCGAAAGAGATGATAGGCACAATTAATTCTGGTAACGATGAATACGAACTTAAATCCGCGAATGCACTATGGGTTCTTAAAGATTATACATTGAATGAACAGTATGTATCTAATGCAGAAAACTACTATAGCGGGAAGGTAACACCACTTGATTTTGCAGGACAAACAGAAGAATCCAGACTTGTAATCAATGATTGGGTTGAGGATAAAACAAATGACAAAATAAAGGATCTGCTGGCTAAAGGAACCATTGATGGAAGTACAAGGTTAATAATTACCAATGCAGTCTATTTCAATGGTACATGGCTACAGGAATTTGAAGAAGCAGGTACAAGAAAAGGAGCATTCTATCTTTCCGATGGGCGGGAGAAGAAAGTTGACACGATGTATGTCGTAGGTACATTCAATTATGGGGAAGATGAGAATGCCAAAATCTTAGAATTGCCGTATAAGGGTGATGATATTAGCATGTACATTATTCTTCCATCTGAAAATGACATTGAAGGCTTTGAAAACGATTTTACGCTTGCTTACTACAAAGAGCTAAAGGAAATTCTTAATTCGGACCAAGTAAAAATCTTGTTGCCAAAGTTCATGTTTGATACAAAAGCGGAATTAAATAAACCATTACAGAACATGGGAATCGTTGATGCCTTTGATTCAGACAAGGCTGATTTTACAGGAATCAGTGCCAATGGTGGATTATTCATATCTGAAGTAGTACATCAAGCACACATTGGGGTAAACGAGAAAGGAACTGAAGCTGCTGCTGCAACGGCTGCTATGATGCTAACATCAGGGATAGTATCAACCTGGCAGTTCGAAGCTGACCATCCATTCATGTTCTTCATCGAGGACAAAAGAACGGGTTGTATACTCTTTATGGGAAAAGTTGAGAAACCTGAATCAGAGTAA